Proteins encoded within one genomic window of Komagataella phaffii GS115 chromosome 3, complete sequence:
- a CDS encoding 17-kDa component of the U4/U6aU5 tri-snRNP, plays an essential role in pre-mRNA splicing, giving the protein MGSVFLPHLHTGWHVDQAILSEDSRLVVIRFGRETDPDCMLMDEILYRVTEEVKNFAVCYLVNIDEVPDFNTMYELYDPMTIMFFHRNKHMMCDFGTGNNNKLNFVLQSKQEMIDIIETIYRGAMKGKGLVVSPKSYSHTNRSTGF; this is encoded by the exons ATGGGAAGCGTCTTTTTGCCCCATTTACATACAGGATG GCATGTTGACCAAGCTATTTTGTCCGAGGATAGCCGCCTGGTTGTCATTCGATTCGGCAGAGAAACAGACCCTGATTGCATGTTGATGGACGAAATTCTCTACCGCGTCACCGAAGAAGTGAAAAACTTTGCAGTCTGCTACCTTGTTAACATAGATGAGGTGCCAGATTTCAACACGATGTATGAACTCTATGACCCCATGACCATCATGTTCTTTCACAGAAACAAACATATGATGTGTGATTTTGGAACAGGCAATAACAACAAGCTCAATTTTGTGCTCCAAAGTAAACAGGAAATGATAGACATAATTGAAACAATCTACAGAGGAGCCatgaaaggaaaaggtTTGGTTGTCAGTCCAAAGAGTTATAGTCACACTAATAGAAGCACAGGTTTTTGA